The Phyllostomus discolor isolate MPI-MPIP mPhyDis1 chromosome Y, mPhyDis1.pri.v3, whole genome shotgun sequence genome includes a window with the following:
- the LOC114489889 gene encoding thymosin beta-4-like, with amino-acid sequence MSHKPDMAEIEKFDKSKLKKTETQEKNPLLSKETIEQEKQAGE; translated from the exons ATGTCTCATAAACCCGATATGGCCGAGATTGAGAAATTCGATAAGTcgaaattgaagaagacagaaaCGCAAGAGAAAAATCCACTGCTTTCCAAAGAAA CGATTGAACAGGAGAAACAAGCAGGCGAATAG